GTTGAGAAAGTTAGCCAAAACACATTCTTTTACCAGTGGAAAATGGATGCTGTTTGGTAAAACAGGATATGAAATTAATCGACTTTGGGGAATCGTTGCAAATGCTGTAATACGAGGAACAATTCCTAGTTTGTCTGCCAAAGTCAGTGCTGTAAGTGAAGAGAATGACAACCACGTAATTTGTATCTATAATGATAACTTTCTAAACGATGAAGAGGTTTTCGCTCTAAAAGATGGAATCCGAAATTCGATGATTAATCAGCCGCTAAAATACAAAGCAGATATGTTTACCCATTTAGGAATATACAGAACGAACAAATGGGGAATAGATCCAGTGTTGTATCGAGGTAGGATACATATatacaatcaatcaattcatGTGTACATGCAGGACATTATATTCCATCTTTAATATCCCACTCTTATAGGTGAttgcataaataaaaagaaatgttcaTGTAATTGTACAAAGTGGCTCCTTGTGTATATTGTGTGCGCGTATGGCTTTTAACGTATGCCGAATTCTGTCATAAATTTGGTAAATGCGGAACCGTAGCTCATAATTATATAAgtccttatgtttttttttactatttgtggACCgtagagctacggatttttcctatttcaaaacgtgCGAAATTGCGACTGAGGTTCAGGTCGAACTTATTtcccaataaaatattgttgataaTCCATGCAAAGCTTGTCAATGTTCGTTTCCttagatatttttctaggatatgacgtacctatttatgCTTGAATATTGATTTCCGTCACaatattatctaaatattttcatttgtttactTTCTACGCCTATTTTGTTCAGCCATATTGAATCTCGTCGTTACGTCGCGAACACCAAGAAAAAATAACTCTTATAACATCGATCTCCTAGGTGAGGAACGCCCACGAAAAACAAGAAAAGATAATTCTTTTAGGAACGCCttagaaaaaacagaaaactCTTTTAGGAAAACACATGGTGGTTTGCTCACTTATGTGTAAGCGAGAATCGAATGTATTAAagactttaaaactttaattcatacggaatatttaaatagttttgaaaaaaaaacaacacgtgTTTTGCTATAAGAGTTATCTGTTCTtgtttttcatgacgtcacaacgAGATTAAAGAGATTAACTATGGCTGAACACAATAGGCTgagaatgtatacaaatggaaatatttagataatagtgttaaggaaatgaataatcaaatatgaataggtacgtcatatcattgaaaaatatctaaggaaacgaaatatatatattgataagctTTTCATGGATTAGAAACAAAGAATTTGTGAGAAATAAGTGCGACCCgaacctgggtcgcaattccgaaTGTTTGAAATAGGAATACTCCGTaactctatggtccgcaaattaaaaaaaaacgacataAGGACCTATGTGCTACCGTTGTGCAGCTACGATTTTGGTTTATTAAACCAAAGATGTGAATATTAAAACGCATGCCAAGACAACATATGAAATGGCATAACTTCAATTGAGTCGATGTCCCTAGATATTTTAGTTAAACGCCTTTTTcagaattatattttttaacaatctATGTTAGTTGATTAATTCCTTTTCATGCTTTAATTTTTTTACTATACCTGCATGTTTAACGtctttaatgaataaataaacgTAATTGTTTTCTAGATGAAGTTAAAGAAACGTCTTCGATCTAATGAGCGATAATCAACCAAGTGTATCAGCGGTAAGTACACGTACAAAAATTTGTCTCTATACTCATTCAAAAAGCACTGTTTTTCAACAGTTTGAATCTTTCAttgttattttgcatttttaagtttatctaatatatcatgtatattatagaTTTATTATCATTTGTTGGATACTCAGCCACGAATTCAAGCGTCAACAAAGTAAAACCTTGCCATGGTCTTTTGAAGAGGCTttaacaaaaccatgaaatcaaatacctaagaaaacacaaaaatttcTGATTCACCGAAAAATGATACTCAGAAAATAAACACGAAATTTAAGTACGATGAAAACATAATAATATTACAAGAATCAAAAGCCAGCCATCGGTGGAACCTGAAATGAACGGAGCAACTATGCAAAAGAAACAATATTTCTATGATTACCTAATTACTAGAGTAttctaataaaacaataaacattaaacaaatatattaagggtcgaaattttcttttgaaattctgAATATGATTCACAGTAATAATTGCGGACTAGCATCACATATATCACACAACGAATAAAAGAAGTTTCGCAGTGTTtacactacaaaccagtaaaagtctgaaatggtcttTACTGTCTATAATGTACTTGACaatactgatttttactcgaccagtctaaATTTGTCTGAATTGAACtcgacattactcgaccccagtcttaACAAAAGCTGATTTGTACTGGACCAATATCTTTGCCATCTTAACCTATTCCCGACCTGTTCCCGACCTATTTATATagtataaggtagcaataaacagttaggaaaaaatactaaaatttgcccttatgaattttaccatccccttttc
The window above is part of the Mytilus edulis chromosome 6, xbMytEdul2.2, whole genome shotgun sequence genome. Proteins encoded here:
- the LOC139528984 gene encoding UPF0696 protein C11orf68 homolog yields the protein METKVKSRKGKDVEKLGTKRKRKDKLQDMEDPEKKILKIEKQITKPNQKRVTQPVYVHVGLPLNGEVEDDSSFNEWVENHLPSYYFKSNGIHWISVVRRSNDAENETRNIPDIFGLQSAFEDTKVVNTQTLRKLAKTHSFTSGKWMLFGKTGYEINRLWGIVANAVIRGTIPSLSAKVSAVSEENDNHVICIYNDNFLNDEEVFALKDGIRNSMINQPLKYKADMFTHLGIYRTNKWGIDPVLYRGRIHIYNQSIHVYMQDIIFHL